One window from the genome of Candidatus Didemnitutus sp. encodes:
- a CDS encoding DUF885 domain-containing protein: MKLPRLFAAVALAASALLSPRTALGANADFDRWAESFATDWVRANPTFSTLQQYLPAAEQDALDRQLTPNTKEFRAGRVGAAKAALADLAKFDRATLSADQRASAATIEWSLRGIVESEPFADFNFVFNQFGGLHVNAVNFLTQAHPIRNRRDIENYLARLALVAGRIDEGVAQAKDAAARGFLMPDFITRSTLGQFERFLSGPPRENRFVASLDERAANLKDVTAEERAQFVAAAEKITTEQIIPAFHRAQAMLQEQLPHTTSDAGLCRLPGGDQAYANALKRFTTTDLTAEQIHQLGLREVARIEKEMDGYFRQLGYPDGSIKERMEKLEHDRQPTEADPRPMMLAKFESILRDAEQRAKLVFDITPKAPVIVKREPPFTEKTAAAHYTGPAKDGSRPGIFWAPLPGPTFEIATMRTLVYHEGVPGHHFQIALQRETESLPRYRRDGIFSGGSAYAEGWALYAEQLAAENNWYEGDLVGRLGQLDDELFRARRLVVDTGLHAFKWTRQQAIDYGIKASEVERYVMNPGQACAYKIGMLKILELRGQAQQALGPKFEIKKFHNLVLQTGNVPLAVLEQVVHEWVAAQK, from the coding sequence ATGAAATTACCCCGCCTGTTCGCTGCGGTCGCGCTGGCCGCATCCGCCCTCCTCTCCCCGCGCACCGCCCTCGGCGCCAATGCCGACTTCGACCGCTGGGCCGAGTCGTTCGCCACCGACTGGGTGCGCGCCAACCCGACCTTCTCCACTCTCCAACAATACCTGCCCGCCGCCGAACAGGACGCGCTCGACCGCCAGCTCACGCCGAACACGAAGGAATTCCGCGCCGGCCGCGTCGGCGCCGCCAAGGCCGCGCTCGCCGACCTGGCGAAGTTCGACCGCGCCACGCTCAGCGCCGACCAGCGCGCCTCGGCCGCCACGATCGAATGGTCGTTGCGCGGCATCGTGGAGAGCGAGCCGTTCGCCGACTTCAATTTCGTGTTCAACCAATTCGGCGGCCTGCACGTGAACGCTGTCAATTTCCTCACGCAGGCCCACCCGATCCGCAACCGGCGCGACATCGAAAACTACCTCGCCCGTCTCGCGCTCGTCGCCGGCCGCATCGACGAAGGCGTCGCGCAGGCGAAGGACGCCGCCGCCCGCGGCTTCCTCATGCCGGACTTCATCACGCGGTCCACGCTCGGGCAGTTCGAGCGCTTCCTCAGCGGCCCGCCGCGCGAGAACCGCTTCGTCGCCTCGCTCGACGAGCGCGCCGCGAACCTGAAGGACGTCACCGCCGAGGAACGCGCCCAGTTCGTCGCCGCCGCCGAGAAGATCACGACGGAGCAAATCATTCCCGCCTTCCACCGCGCCCAAGCCATGCTGCAGGAACAGCTGCCGCACACCACGAGCGACGCCGGCCTCTGCCGCCTGCCGGGCGGCGACCAGGCCTACGCGAACGCCCTGAAGCGCTTCACGACGACCGACCTGACCGCCGAGCAAATCCACCAACTCGGCCTGCGCGAGGTCGCGCGCATCGAAAAGGAAATGGACGGCTACTTCCGTCAGCTTGGCTACCCCGACGGCTCGATCAAGGAGCGCATGGAAAAACTGGAGCACGACCGCCAGCCAACGGAAGCCGACCCGCGCCCGATGATGCTCGCGAAATTCGAGTCGATCCTCCGCGACGCCGAGCAGCGCGCCAAACTCGTCTTCGATATCACGCCGAAAGCGCCTGTCATCGTGAAACGCGAGCCGCCGTTCACCGAGAAGACCGCCGCCGCGCACTACACCGGTCCCGCGAAGGACGGCTCGCGCCCCGGCATCTTCTGGGCGCCGCTGCCCGGCCCGACCTTCGAAATCGCGACGATGCGCACGCTCGTCTATCACGAGGGCGTCCCCGGCCACCACTTCCAGATCGCGCTGCAGCGCGAAACCGAGAGCCTGCCGCGCTACCGCCGCGACGGCATATTCAGCGGCGGCTCCGCCTACGCCGAGGGCTGGGCGCTCTACGCCGAGCAACTCGCCGCCGAGAACAACTGGTATGAAGGCGATCTCGTCGGCCGCCTCGGCCAGCTCGACGATGAACTCTTCCGCGCCCGCCGCCTCGTCGTCGACACAGGCCTGCACGCCTTCAAGTGGACGCGCCAGCAAGCGATCGACTACGGCATCAAAGCCTCCGAAGTGGAGCGCTACGTGATGAACCCCGGCCAAGCCTGCGCCTACAAGATCGGCATGCTGAAAATCCTCGAGCTGCGCGGCCAGGCGCAACAGGCGCTCGGGCCGAAATTCGAGATCAAGAAATTCCACAACCTCGTCCTCCAAACCGGCAACGTCCCGCTCGCCGTGCTCGAACAGGTCGTGCACGAGTGGGTCGCCGCGCAGAAGTGA
- a CDS encoding NAD(P)-dependent oxidoreductase, with translation MPERIAFVGVGRMGGNMARRLMDCGYAVTAVYDAHAPAAAALAAEIGATHAARLADVTAAADVIFTVVTDDAAQLAVFAESGDSLLSGARGKVFVNCATLTPGVHVEVERRAKIVGASSLEGCMASSIPQARNGTLYLMCGGERAVFERVEPILKNLSTALRYIGTAGQAAQVKALVNMIMNVNTAALAEGLGLGQALGLDLDMLREVFAQTGANSQVLKTDGEDMQNRAHDCYFSAAHAAKDSTIAWQLGRDVGLQLPLAAATKAQFDRMVALGLGGLDKSGVAELTFKGRHA, from the coding sequence ATGCCTGAACGCATCGCTTTCGTCGGAGTCGGCCGCATGGGCGGCAATATGGCGCGCCGCCTCATGGACTGCGGCTACGCGGTCACCGCGGTTTACGACGCTCACGCGCCGGCCGCCGCCGCGCTCGCGGCCGAGATTGGCGCGACCCACGCCGCGCGCCTTGCCGACGTGACCGCGGCCGCGGACGTGATCTTCACGGTCGTGACCGACGACGCGGCGCAGCTCGCGGTGTTCGCCGAAAGCGGCGACTCGCTCCTGTCCGGCGCGCGCGGGAAGGTTTTCGTCAATTGCGCCACGCTCACGCCGGGCGTGCACGTGGAGGTCGAGCGCCGCGCGAAGATCGTCGGCGCCTCCTCGCTCGAGGGCTGCATGGCGTCGTCGATCCCGCAGGCGCGCAACGGCACGCTCTATCTGATGTGCGGCGGCGAACGCGCGGTGTTCGAGCGCGTGGAGCCGATCCTGAAAAATCTCAGCACGGCGCTGCGCTACATCGGCACCGCCGGCCAGGCTGCGCAGGTGAAGGCGCTCGTGAACATGATCATGAACGTCAACACCGCCGCGCTCGCCGAAGGCCTCGGCCTCGGACAGGCGCTCGGGCTCGATCTGGATATGCTGCGCGAGGTGTTTGCGCAGACGGGCGCGAATTCGCAGGTGCTCAAGACGGACGGCGAGGACATGCAGAATCGCGCGCACGACTGCTATTTCTCCGCGGCGCACGCGGCGAAGGACTCGACCATCGCCTGGCAACTCGGGCGCGACGTCGGCTTGCAACTGCCGCTCGCCGCCGCGACGAAGGCGCAATTCGACCGGATGGTCGCGCTCGGTCTCGGCGGTCTCGACAAGAGCGGCGTGGCCGAGCTGACGTTCAAGGGTCGCCACGCCTGA
- a CDS encoding AMP-binding protein, which produces MIFLLRLLLRLVFRFRVEGAEALHGPGPMLLCPNHTSWLDWAFVLVCLDDDWKFVASSTTAQATWIHRKMMINSRTFPVDNTSSFAVRGMAEHLEKGGKLVLFPEGRISSTTALMRVYDGTAFLVHRTGAKVITCYLRNAVRVKWVRHKGWTQWFPRVSVHFSAPLTAPDTSSLAHNVARQKITQWLRDQIMLQQFDAEMRCGPATLPAMIAATARAMPGKIALEDISFTEFTYSRLMIATDVLARTLGRHLSPARGERIGVMLPTVNGAVTTVLALWSLGKTPAFLNYSTGPAVMLACAQLAGLKQVLTSRAFLEKAKINLQPLHDAGIQFIYLEEVRTEISGLTKFAAATRNAFSFAHALTHAPVSATDTAAVIFTSGSEGVPKGVELTHRGMLANLRQIFAAADLRDDDRFFNALPFFHSFGLVGGIAAPLVRGCYVFNYPSPLHYRIVPTVVYEKNCTILLGTNTFLNGYARKAHPYDLQTVRYLVAGAEKVQTATFETYARKFGVRIHEGYGATECGPVVCINTKMDPRTETAGRLLPGVEYRLEPVAGVPEGGQLFVRTPAMMKGYLNPDANAKFQALGGWYDTGDIAKIDADGYVTVLGRMKRFAKVSGEMISLTAVEDALAGAFAAQLGARCTIAIVAVPDAEKGEKLVALANEPRLQLTDVRAAVRAKGLSNLCAPRELRFVPAIPKLGSGKTDHRELLRLLQAGETTPAPAATSVSAPVA; this is translated from the coding sequence ATGATCTTCCTGCTCCGCCTCCTGCTTCGCCTCGTGTTTCGTTTCCGCGTGGAAGGCGCCGAGGCGTTGCACGGCCCCGGCCCGATGCTGCTCTGTCCGAACCACACCTCGTGGCTCGACTGGGCGTTCGTGCTCGTGTGCCTCGACGACGATTGGAAATTCGTCGCGTCGTCCACCACCGCGCAAGCGACGTGGATTCATCGCAAGATGATGATCAATTCGCGCACGTTTCCCGTCGACAACACCTCGTCGTTCGCCGTCCGCGGCATGGCCGAGCATCTCGAAAAAGGCGGCAAGCTCGTGCTCTTTCCCGAGGGCCGCATCTCGAGCACGACCGCGCTGATGCGCGTCTACGACGGCACGGCGTTCCTCGTGCACCGCACGGGCGCGAAGGTCATCACCTGTTACCTGCGCAACGCCGTGCGCGTGAAATGGGTCCGCCACAAAGGCTGGACGCAGTGGTTCCCGCGCGTCTCGGTGCATTTCAGCGCGCCGCTCACTGCGCCCGACACCTCGTCGCTCGCGCACAACGTCGCCCGCCAGAAGATCACGCAATGGCTGCGCGACCAGATCATGTTGCAGCAGTTCGACGCCGAGATGCGCTGCGGCCCCGCGACACTGCCCGCGATGATCGCTGCGACGGCCCGCGCGATGCCGGGCAAGATCGCGCTGGAGGACATTTCGTTCACGGAGTTCACCTATTCGCGCCTGATGATCGCGACCGATGTCCTCGCGCGCACCCTCGGCCGGCATCTCTCGCCCGCGCGCGGCGAACGCATCGGCGTCATGCTGCCCACCGTCAACGGTGCCGTGACGACCGTCCTCGCGCTCTGGTCACTGGGGAAGACGCCGGCCTTCCTTAATTATTCGACCGGTCCCGCCGTGATGCTCGCGTGCGCGCAACTCGCCGGGCTCAAGCAGGTGCTCACCTCGCGCGCCTTCCTTGAGAAGGCGAAGATCAACCTGCAGCCGCTGCACGACGCGGGGATTCAGTTCATATATCTCGAAGAGGTGCGCACGGAGATCTCCGGGCTCACGAAGTTCGCCGCCGCGACGCGCAACGCGTTCTCCTTCGCGCACGCGCTCACGCACGCACCGGTCAGCGCGACCGACACGGCGGCGGTGATCTTCACCAGCGGCTCGGAAGGCGTGCCGAAGGGCGTCGAGCTCACGCACCGCGGCATGCTCGCGAACCTGCGGCAAATCTTCGCCGCGGCCGACCTGCGCGACGACGATCGCTTTTTCAACGCCCTGCCGTTCTTCCACAGCTTCGGACTCGTCGGCGGCATTGCCGCGCCGCTCGTGCGCGGTTGCTACGTGTTCAACTATCCGTCGCCGCTGCACTACCGCATCGTGCCGACGGTCGTCTACGAGAAGAACTGCACGATTCTCCTCGGCACGAACACGTTTCTCAACGGCTACGCACGCAAGGCGCACCCCTACGACTTGCAGACGGTGCGCTACCTCGTCGCCGGCGCGGAGAAGGTGCAGACCGCGACCTTCGAGACCTACGCGCGCAAGTTCGGCGTGCGCATCCACGAAGGCTACGGCGCCACCGAGTGCGGCCCCGTCGTGTGCATCAACACCAAGATGGACCCGCGCACCGAGACCGCCGGCCGTCTGCTGCCGGGAGTCGAGTATCGCCTCGAACCTGTCGCCGGCGTGCCGGAAGGCGGCCAGCTCTTCGTGCGCACGCCCGCGATGATGAAGGGTTACCTCAACCCGGACGCGAACGCGAAGTTCCAGGCGCTCGGCGGCTGGTATGATACCGGCGACATCGCGAAGATCGACGCCGACGGCTACGTCACCGTGCTCGGCCGCATGAAGCGCTTCGCCAAGGTCAGCGGTGAAATGATCTCCCTCACCGCCGTCGAAGACGCGCTCGCGGGCGCGTTCGCCGCGCAGCTCGGCGCGCGCTGCACGATCGCCATCGTCGCCGTGCCCGACGCCGAGAAAGGCGAGAAACTCGTCGCGCTCGCCAACGAGCCGCGCCTGCAACTCACGGACGTCCGCGCCGCCGTGCGCGCCAAGGGCCTGAGCAATCTCTGCGCGCCGCGCGAACTGCGCTTCGTGCCCGCGATTCCCAAGCTCGGCTCCGGCAAGACGGATCATCGCGAACTGCTGCGCCTGCTGCAGGCCGGCGAAACCACTCCGGCCCCAGCCGCGACGAGCGTCAGTGCTCCTGTCGCCTGA
- a CDS encoding arylamine N-acetyltransferase — protein sequence MSDAFALDAYCARIGYSGPREPNLATLHALALHHATAIPFENLDVLLGRPVVLSAEALTAKLVQARRGGYCFEQNGLLLLALRALGYRVTPLGGRARWQMPRDFVPPRTHLVLRVHLAGGDWLVDCGLGSASLTGAIPLEFDRPHETPHEARRLVREDDGRIFHQALLGDTWADVCEFSLAEMNPIDCEVANWWTSANPNSRFKRELLVALARPDGTRKAIRGDTFVHRRGAEILHQRTIESAADLLALLAEHFGLPFPPETRFGPADAPWAR from the coding sequence ATGTCCGACGCCTTCGCCCTCGACGCCTATTGCGCACGCATCGGCTACTCCGGCCCGCGCGAGCCGAACCTCGCAACGCTGCACGCGCTGGCGCTGCATCACGCGACTGCGATTCCGTTCGAGAATCTCGACGTGCTGCTCGGGCGTCCCGTCGTTCTCTCGGCCGAGGCCCTCACGGCGAAACTCGTGCAGGCGCGGCGCGGCGGCTACTGCTTCGAGCAAAACGGCCTGCTGTTGCTCGCCCTGCGCGCGCTCGGCTACCGCGTGACGCCGCTCGGCGGGCGCGCGCGCTGGCAAATGCCGCGCGACTTCGTGCCGCCACGCACGCACCTCGTTCTGCGCGTGCATCTGGCTGGCGGCGACTGGCTGGTCGACTGCGGGCTCGGCTCGGCCTCGCTCACCGGCGCCATTCCGCTCGAATTCGACCGTCCGCATGAGACGCCGCACGAGGCGCGACGCCTGGTGCGGGAGGACGACGGCCGGATTTTCCATCAGGCGTTGTTGGGGGACACGTGGGCGGATGTCTGCGAGTTTTCCCTCGCCGAGATGAACCCGATCGACTGCGAAGTGGCCAACTGGTGGACGAGCGCGAATCCCAACTCGCGATTCAAACGGGAGCTGCTCGTCGCCCTCGCGCGACCCGACGGCACACGCAAGGCCATCCGCGGCGACACGTTCGTCCACCGGCGCGGCGCGGAAATCCTGCACCAACGCACGATCGAGTCCGCCGCCGATCTGCTCGCGCTGCTCGCCGAGCACTTCGGGCTCCCTTTCCCGCCGGAAACGCGCTTCGGTCCCGCCGACGCGCCATGGGCGCGTTAG
- a CDS encoding TonB-dependent receptor, translating into MNPELTLRGSSVRAGIRQLRAFGAVALLGGLASAAFAQTTPAASADNSDRVGVAKDSVVKLDAFVATGSRFNNRTVTESPVPIDVISGSELQKGGYTEPAQMIQAQVPSFNFPRPSLTDGTDHIRPATLRGLAPDQVLLLVNGKRRHTSSLVNLNGSIGRGSVSTDFNALPAAAIGRIEVLRDGASAQYGSDAIAGVINVILRHDTGWGGDVSFSQTGEGDGEDFKINAYAGTKLGDKGSLFLTAWARDKNPTNRIEADTRQQYFGNGGTSSISGNYGSGTGLSASNGTLDPREQTVNRYNHRFGDPKVKDNGAWFNGEYPLRDDLELYFFGGFSNRHANGAGFFRRSGDDRTIRAIYPDGFLPYIQTEVMDASWAGGAQGKAGSFDWDLSSAYGYNTLDYTTANSANVTLGNSSPKSFYDGQLKFKQWTNNFDVTSQANLGLPTPLKIAGGLEFRQEDYSIAAGEPDSYRDGGVRIIGGPSNGNLGAVGAQVFPGFKPSDAGTHTRDSKAVYVDFEQDVNEQWLLSAAARFEDYSDFGSNTTAKIATRVKLPHGFALRGSVASGFRAPHLAQEWFSSTATNFIGGVPFDILTFPVSAPAAKALGATPLTPEKSTSYSFGGTWNPSENLSFTVDSYRIEIKDRIVLSSNFTGTAVINLLATQGITGIGGGRYFTNAVDTRTTGFDVSGRYTWKTADMGKFTFTGAYNNNKTKATKIKQANSTLAAITTTPLFDLTETIRLERGQPRDAFNFTVLWDYEKWSVQLREARFGKVSSVAFTSASQAQINALTPGYDVEFRPAVPGTVGGTTTNQQIIQTFGAKWLTDLDVSYKVTKNITVSVGANNLFDVYPDQNIRSKIVNGTPFSGSDNVGIFPYSGISPFGFNGVTYYGKVAFRF; encoded by the coding sequence ATGAACCCAGAACTGACCCTCCGCGGGTCCAGCGTGCGCGCTGGCATCCGCCAACTGCGTGCTTTCGGCGCCGTTGCCCTCCTCGGTGGCCTTGCCTCGGCCGCCTTTGCCCAGACCACTCCCGCCGCTTCGGCGGACAACTCCGACCGCGTCGGTGTTGCCAAGGACAGCGTCGTGAAGCTCGACGCTTTCGTGGCCACCGGCTCGCGTTTCAACAACCGCACCGTCACCGAATCGCCCGTGCCGATCGATGTCATCAGCGGCTCGGAGCTGCAAAAGGGCGGTTACACCGAGCCCGCGCAGATGATCCAGGCGCAGGTGCCGTCGTTCAACTTCCCGCGCCCGTCACTCACGGACGGCACGGACCACATCCGCCCCGCCACGTTGCGCGGCCTCGCCCCCGATCAGGTGTTGCTCCTCGTGAACGGCAAGCGCCGCCACACCAGCTCGCTGGTCAACCTCAACGGCTCGATCGGCCGCGGCTCGGTCTCCACCGACTTCAACGCGCTGCCCGCCGCCGCCATCGGCCGCATCGAAGTGCTCCGTGACGGCGCCTCGGCCCAATACGGTTCCGACGCCATCGCCGGCGTCATCAACGTCATCCTTCGCCACGACACGGGTTGGGGCGGTGACGTTTCCTTCTCCCAGACGGGCGAGGGCGACGGTGAGGACTTCAAGATCAACGCCTACGCCGGCACCAAGCTCGGCGACAAGGGCTCGCTCTTCCTCACCGCTTGGGCGCGCGACAAGAATCCCACCAACCGCATCGAGGCCGACACACGCCAGCAGTATTTCGGCAACGGCGGCACCTCGTCCATCTCGGGCAACTACGGCTCCGGCACCGGCCTGTCCGCCTCGAACGGCACGCTCGATCCGCGTGAGCAGACCGTGAACCGCTACAACCACCGCTTCGGCGACCCGAAGGTCAAGGACAACGGCGCGTGGTTCAACGGCGAATACCCGCTGCGCGACGACCTCGAACTCTACTTCTTCGGCGGTTTCAGCAACCGCCACGCGAACGGCGCCGGCTTCTTCCGCCGCTCCGGCGACGATCGCACCATCCGTGCGATTTATCCCGATGGCTTCCTGCCCTACATCCAGACCGAAGTGATGGATGCTTCGTGGGCCGGTGGTGCCCAAGGCAAGGCCGGCAGCTTCGATTGGGACCTGAGCTCGGCCTACGGCTACAACACCCTCGACTACACCACCGCCAATTCGGCCAACGTCACTCTCGGCAACAGCAGCCCGAAGTCCTTCTACGACGGCCAGCTGAAGTTCAAGCAGTGGACGAACAACTTCGACGTCACCTCCCAGGCCAATCTCGGCCTGCCCACGCCGCTGAAGATCGCCGGCGGCCTCGAGTTCCGTCAGGAAGACTACTCCATCGCGGCCGGCGAGCCCGACTCCTACCGCGACGGCGGCGTCCGCATCATCGGCGGACCCAGCAACGGCAACCTCGGCGCGGTCGGCGCGCAGGTGTTCCCCGGCTTCAAGCCCTCCGATGCCGGCACGCACACGCGCGACTCCAAGGCCGTCTACGTCGACTTCGAGCAGGACGTGAACGAGCAGTGGCTTCTCTCCGCCGCCGCGCGCTTCGAGGACTACAGCGACTTCGGTTCCAACACCACCGCCAAGATCGCCACCCGCGTGAAGCTCCCGCACGGCTTCGCCCTCCGCGGCTCCGTCGCCTCCGGCTTCCGCGCCCCGCACCTCGCGCAGGAATGGTTCAGCTCCACCGCGACCAACTTCATCGGCGGCGTGCCGTTCGACATCCTGACCTTCCCGGTCAGCGCCCCGGCCGCCAAGGCCCTTGGCGCCACTCCGCTCACGCCCGAGAAGTCCACCAGCTACTCCTTCGGCGGCACGTGGAATCCGAGCGAGAACCTTTCCTTCACCGTCGACTCCTACCGCATCGAAATCAAGGACCGCATCGTCCTCTCGTCGAACTTCACCGGCACCGCCGTGATCAACCTCCTCGCCACGCAGGGTATCACCGGCATCGGCGGCGGCCGCTACTTCACCAACGCCGTCGACACCCGCACCACCGGCTTCGACGTCAGCGGTCGCTACACCTGGAAGACGGCCGACATGGGCAAGTTCACCTTCACCGGTGCCTACAACAACAACAAGACCAAGGCCACGAAGATCAAGCAGGCCAACTCGACGCTCGCCGCGATCACGACCACGCCGCTCTTCGATCTCACGGAAACCATCCGTCTCGAGCGCGGCCAGCCGCGCGATGCCTTCAACTTCACCGTCCTCTGGGACTATGAGAAGTGGTCCGTGCAGCTCCGCGAAGCCCGCTTCGGCAAAGTCTCGAGCGTGGCGTTCACGAGCGCTTCACAGGCGCAGATCAACGCCCTCACGCCCGGCTACGATGTCGAGTTCCGCCCGGCCGTCCCCGGCACCGTCGGCGGCACGACCACCAACCAGCAGATCATCCAGACCTTCGGCGCCAAGTGGCTCACCGACCTCGACGTCAGCTACAAGGTCACGAAGAACATCACCGTCTCCGTCGGCGCGAACAACCTGTTCGACGTCTATCCGGACCAGAACATCCGCTCGAAGATCGTGAACGGCACCCCGTTCAGCGGCTCCGACAATGTCGGCATCTTCCCCTACAGCGGCATCTCGCCCTTCGGCTTCAACGGCGTGACCTACTACGGCAAGGTCGCGTTCCGCTTCTGA
- the ggt gene encoding gamma-glutamyltransferase has translation MLTPSRLVAGLVAASLVLLSAPAALAQRPAVEAPHGIVTSAHELASRAGVEILQKGGNAVDAAVATGLALTVVYPFAGNIGGGGFMVVHLAEANGQPARDVVIDYRETAPAAASRDMYVGPDGKVLKGDGSSTSGWKASGVPGSVAGFALALEKYGSGKVTWADVCEPARRLAADGHRVSQTTARGLREWGPRLLGQFEESKKIYLKNGEFWSPGELWVQADLGETFARLQKFGPREFYEGETAKRIAAAMAQHGGNITLGDLKSYRAAERTPLRGHYRGYDIVTMPPPSSGGIALLQMLAMLEPFDVRAMGHNSAAKYHLFAEVMKRAFRDRAEYLGDPDFVKVPVAALLDPAYVQGRMKDFSPDKATPASAVQPGLGAFDPKTALVRREKMETTHFSVVDAAGNAVSNTYTLNGAYGSGVTIPGTGILMNNEMDDFTSQVGTPNAYGLIQGEANAIVPGKRPLSSMTPTLVTKDGKLILVTGSPGGPTIINTVFQIITNVIDHEMPVMQAVEAPRIHNQWMPDVVTFERYGLNADTAALLRAKGHTVRERVSYEGAYQGDGETIAIDWKTGLRAAAPDPRKGDAAAVGY, from the coding sequence ATGCTTACCCCTTCCCGCCTGGTCGCCGGCTTGGTCGCGGCATCCCTCGTCCTGCTCAGCGCGCCCGCCGCGCTCGCCCAACGCCCCGCAGTCGAGGCACCGCACGGCATCGTCACCTCCGCCCACGAACTCGCCTCGCGCGCCGGCGTCGAGATTCTCCAGAAAGGCGGCAACGCCGTCGACGCCGCCGTGGCCACCGGCCTCGCGCTCACCGTCGTGTATCCGTTCGCCGGCAACATCGGCGGCGGCGGCTTCATGGTCGTCCACCTCGCCGAGGCCAACGGCCAGCCCGCGCGCGACGTCGTGATCGACTACCGCGAGACCGCTCCCGCCGCGGCCTCGCGCGACATGTATGTCGGACCCGACGGCAAAGTCCTCAAAGGCGATGGCTCCTCCACTTCCGGCTGGAAAGCCAGCGGCGTGCCCGGCTCCGTCGCCGGCTTTGCTCTCGCCCTCGAAAAATACGGCTCCGGCAAGGTCACCTGGGCCGACGTCTGCGAACCCGCCCGCCGCCTCGCCGCCGACGGCCACCGCGTTTCCCAAACCACCGCGCGCGGCCTGCGCGAGTGGGGCCCGCGCCTCCTCGGGCAATTCGAGGAGTCGAAAAAAATCTACCTGAAGAACGGCGAGTTCTGGTCGCCCGGCGAACTCTGGGTGCAAGCCGATCTCGGCGAGACCTTCGCCCGCCTCCAGAAATTCGGCCCGCGCGAATTCTACGAAGGCGAGACCGCCAAGCGCATCGCCGCCGCCATGGCCCAGCACGGCGGCAACATCACCCTCGGCGACCTGAAATCCTACCGCGCCGCCGAACGCACTCCCCTGCGCGGCCACTACCGCGGTTACGACATCGTCACCATGCCGCCGCCCAGCTCGGGCGGCATCGCCCTCCTCCAGATGCTCGCCATGCTCGAGCCGTTCGACGTCCGTGCCATGGGCCACAACTCCGCGGCCAAATACCACCTCTTCGCCGAAGTCATGAAACGCGCCTTCCGCGACCGCGCCGAATACCTCGGCGATCCCGACTTCGTGAAAGTCCCCGTCGCCGCGCTCCTCGATCCCGCCTACGTGCAAGGCCGCATGAAGGACTTTTCGCCCGACAAGGCCACCCCCGCCAGCGCCGTCCAGCCGGGCCTCGGCGCGTTCGACCCGAAAACCGCCCTCGTCCGCCGCGAGAAGATGGAGACCACGCACTTCTCCGTCGTCGACGCCGCCGGCAACGCCGTCTCCAACACCTACACGCTCAACGGTGCCTACGGCTCCGGCGTCACGATTCCCGGCACCGGCATCCTCATGAACAACGAAATGGACGACTTCACCTCGCAAGTCGGCACACCCAACGCCTACGGCCTCATCCAAGGCGAGGCCAACGCCATCGTCCCCGGCAAGCGCCCGCTCTCGTCCATGACGCCCACCCTCGTCACCAAGGACGGCAAACTCATCCTCGTCACCGGCAGCCCCGGCGGCCCCACGATCATCAACACCGTTTTCCAAATCATCACGAACGTCATCGATCACGAGATGCCCGTGATGCAGGCCGTCGAGGCCCCGCGCATCCACAACCAATGGATGCCCGACGTCGTCACCTTCGAGCGCTACGGCCTCAACGCCGACACCGCCGCCCTCCTCCGCGCCAAAGGCCACACCGTCCGCGAACGCGTCTCCTACGAAGGCGCCTACCAAGGCGACGGCGAGACCATCGCCATCGACTGGAAAACCGGCCTCCGCGCCGCCGCCCCCGACCCGCGCAAAGGCGACGCCGCCGCCGTCGGCTACTGA
- a CDS encoding MarR family transcriptional regulator, which translates to MPRVAAQSAQNADALLRDVVRLFQQAQRTMTECCSDATAKECQALLLVGAAESPLTVQEFAEKMGLEKTWASRLVARLEKRGLVTRVDHPDDGRSWLIELTAKGRKEHSVLENSLNQHAVNLLGCVPASERANVERALVHLRDALARCLVDCAPANSRKSPC; encoded by the coding sequence ATGCCGCGCGTAGCCGCCCAGTCCGCCCAGAACGCCGATGCCCTGCTCCGCGACGTGGTCCGTCTCTTCCAGCAGGCACAGCGAACGATGACCGAGTGCTGCTCCGACGCCACCGCCAAGGAGTGTCAGGCACTCCTCCTCGTCGGCGCCGCCGAATCGCCGCTCACCGTGCAGGAGTTCGCCGAAAAAATGGGCCTCGAAAAAACCTGGGCCAGCCGCCTCGTCGCGCGCCTGGAAAAACGCGGCCTCGTCACGCGGGTCGATCATCCCGACGACGGCCGCAGCTGGCTGATCGAACTCACCGCGAAAGGCCGCAAGGAGCACAGTGTCCTCGAAAACTCGCTCAACCAGCACGCCGTGAACCTCCTTGGCTGCGTTCCTGCATCCGAGCGCGCCAATGTCGAGCGCGCGCTCGTCCATCTGCGCGACGCCCTCGCCCGCTGCCTCGTCGACTGCGCGCCCGCCAACTCCCGAAAGTCCCCATGCTGA